One region of Asterias rubens chromosome 5, eAstRub1.3, whole genome shotgun sequence genomic DNA includes:
- the LOC117290036 gene encoding pyrokinin-1 receptor-like: protein MGANNQVAAACDSFVNLTVADDSVIQRYTFSGVTIQVKIISIIIVLTVGLLGNCAFLFVIARVRTMQTLVNFYLVNLAFADLILLVENAAIPIVYYFGIGVPSSGHYIGAPGCIANNFFAYLGYFASITLVCLISTERYLAVCHPLKHLSINTKSRASKLLVGAWAVAVLFSIWAIPIQSVHQKVCIEWPGTDEFSNFPEHVGRCRPSALWNLLLFDALQTVPFFSALICNAVFFTKIIRNLRGRSAFERESVHTRRTSRTTHQVTTMLVANVVVFFICHAPFQFLNMCGLIANLAGQQLFSNPVTETFILLVFRILVSINSAANPIVYNATNSRYRRAFIRAFTCSTRGKGGPRARSRFVTVNDSLVEAGRSVKRHGEENVQFNLNETTPDRSSQYSQLTRL from the coding sequence ATGGGGGCAAACAATCAGGTAGCTGCTGCATGTGATTCTTTTGTGAATCTTACTGTTGCAGATGACTCTGTTATACAACGTTACACCTTCTCTGGTGTAACTATACAAGTTAAAATCATCAGCATCATCATTGTCCTCACTGTAGGGTTATTGGGAAACTGTGCTTTTCTGTTCGTCATTGCCAGAGTGCGGACAATGCAGACCCTCGTCAACTTCTATTTGGTGAACTTAGCCTTTGCAGACTTGATTTTACTCGTGGAAAATGCAGCTATACCGATAGTGTATTACTTCGGGATAGGGGTGCCTTCGAGCGGACATTACATTGGTGCTCCAGGCTGTATTGCTAATAACTTCTTCGCCTACTTGGGTTACTTTGCCTCCATTACTTTAGTTTGTCTTATATCGACCGAGAGATACCTAGCAGTATGTCACCCATTGAAGCATCTCTCGATTAACACCAAGAGCAGAGCTTCTAAACTTTTGGTCGGTGCTTGGGCTGTCGCTGTCCTATTCAGCATTTGGGCAATTCCTATTCAATCTGTTCACCAAAAGGTCTGCATTGAATGGCCTGGAACTGATGAGTTTAGTAACTTCCCCGAGCATGTAGGACGTTGCAGACCATCAGCTTTATGGAATTTGTTATTATTCGATGCCTTGCAGACAGTTCCATTCTTCTCTGCTCTCATCTGCAATGCCGTGTTCTTTACTAAGATTATCCGTAATCTCAGAGGACGGAGTGCGTTTGAGAGAGAGTCCGTTCACACTCGACGTACCTCCCGCACAACCCACCAAGTTACAACAATGCTGGTGGCCAACGTGGTTGTGTTCTTCATTTGCCACGCCCCGTTCCAGTTCCTCAACATGTGTGGGTTGATAGCGAATCTAGCTGGACAGCAACTTTTCTCCAATCCAGTCACTGAGACTTTTATTCTCTTGGTCTTTCGGATTCTTGTCTCGATAAATTCGGCGGCTAACCCGATTGTCTATAACGCAACTAATTCCCGTTACCGGAGGGCGTTCATACGGGCGTTTACGTGTTCGACCCGGGGTAAGGGTGGACCCCGGGCTCGCTCTAGATTCGTGACGGTCAATGACAGCTTGGTGGAAGCTGGCCGTAGCGTCAAGAGACATGGTGAAGAGAATGTTCAATTCAACTTGAATGAAACGACTCCTGACAGAAGTTCACAATACTCACAATTGACAAGATTATAA